The genomic segment ATACTCTAAATGATTTTAGTATTTCTATTAATATTTCCATTAGAACAATATTATATTTAATTTACATATAAGTAACAATATAAATACAAAATATATTTACAATAAATAATATTTGCTGTTAATATGGTTAAGCTAATATTAGAAATTAAATATTTTCTATAAGGAGGCTTTACTATGAATGATAAAGAATTCTATAATTCAACTAAAAGTGTATCTGATCCAGCATCACAAAACTATAGCAAAGAAGTAAAAGAAAAAGCACATCAAGAAAGTCCATTTGGAGAAGCTAAATCTTCTCCTCATACCGAATTTAAAAAGAAAAGACACTAAAATTATGAATCCACGACAAAAATTAAATAATGTCGTGGATTCATGAATTTTAAATTAAATTATCATCTTTCAACAGATTATATAGTGTAGGATTAAAATTAAATTGACCAATTAAATTTTCAACTTCAAATAACGCTTTTTCTTTTTTATCCTTAGATATATTAGACTTAGAGGCTCTAATCAATATATTTTTAGGCGAATGTGCAATATCAATAAATTCTAAAAGTTGTGTTTTGTATCCTATGCTTTCTAAAAGGTTGGCTCTAACAGAATCAGTCATAAGTGCTGCAATTCTTTCTTGAACTATTCCATACTTTGTTAATATAGACAGTGAATCTGTTTTCATTTGGGCATTAAATTCGTGTTGACAACAAGGGACAGAGAATATTAATTTGGCATTCCATTTTATAGCATTATATAATGCATAATCAGTAGCAGTATCGCATGCATGTAATGTTATTACCATATCAACTTTATTATTATATTTAAATCCATTTATATCTCCAAGTTCAAAGTGTAAATTTTCATAGTTATAACTTTTGGCTATATCATTGCATTTTTTTATAACATCAGCTTTAAGATCTAATCCAATCATCTTTACTTTAATATTCTTTATTTCTACAAGGTAATAATACAATACAAAA from the Clostridium beijerinckii genome contains:
- a CDS encoding class I SAM-dependent methyltransferase yields the protein MEELKKAIKEIIEDNVIKLVVSNKTNKNFEYNKIVIYLKENNKRTYYQIEKYTDKQVFHENIDTDILEERIIEYVEPNYKQISAWSNSASFEVKISKKGKVLLSKKKSDNQKTLNKAHNKEKNYILKEGMIIEPLIDLGVFTKEGKVVNSKYDKYKQINRFVEIIDDEIKKNDYKELTVLDFGCGKSYLTFVLYYYLVEIKNIKVKMIGLDLKADVIKKCNDIAKSYNYENLHFELGDINGFKYNNKVDMVITLHACDTATDYALYNAIKWNAKLIFSVPCCQHEFNAQMKTDSLSILTKYGIVQERIAALMTDSVRANLLESIGYKTQLLEFIDIAHSPKNILIRASKSNISKDKKEKALFEVENLIGQFNFNPTLYNLLKDDNLI